The window AAAAGCCCATGGTAGAAAGCCTGAGAGAATACTAGATGTTGGATCAGGAGCAGGGCACTTTGTAGAAGCATGCAGAAGGGAAGGATTGAAAGCAGACGGTATAGAATTAAGTCAATCAAGCAGGGACTTCTCAAAAGAAATCTGGGATATAGAATTAGATGGTAGAGATTTTCTTAAAGTGGGTAAAGATTACAATGGATACGATATCGTTACCTTCTGGGGATTATTAGAACATACACCAAATCCTTCAGCTATTTTAGAGAAGGCATATGATATTGTTTCAAGAAGTGATGCCGGTATGGTTATTTCAAAACTTCCTAGATGGAACTCATTAAGCAGTGCTATACAGCAGTTATCAACTGATACTGTGATACGCCATTTGGATCCTATGGGGCATATCATGGCCTTTACTGACGCCTCAGCATCTGAGTTATATTATAGAAATCGATTCCGTCCAGCAGCTGCATGGTACTATGGAATGGATGTTTATGAAACATTAATGCAGATCTCAACGAAAACAGAAGCCTACGATGCCTTTACGAAAACTGGCCCTATACAGATGGAATTACAACAGTTTGTAGACGAAAATATATTTTCTGATGGTATCACCCTAGCTGGAATACCTTTTAATAATTAAAATAATAATGAAAAGCCCTTTAGTTACTGTATATATTACTAATTACAATTACGAAAAGTACCTTCAAAAAGCAATTGAAAGCGTACTTGTTCAAACTATGCAGAATTTTGAGCTTTACATTATTGATGATGGATCTACCGATAAAAGCAAAAACATTATTGAATCTTATAGAGACCATGAAAGTATCTCCATTATATATCAGAAAAACAAAGGACTAAACATCA is drawn from Marivirga arenosa and contains these coding sequences:
- a CDS encoding class I SAM-dependent methyltransferase yields the protein MKWMRMTPMSEKGERNKEQWIRTEDESAKQFDVETYLGKKTDLLALKKNIVEKLKKNQAYYKESRTEIYKPENTEPVSACPVCDESSKNTETKVNIYGAKYAMCKSCTHVYVLERPSKSAIEGFYLNDITYAATYTDKKAAESRLNAIAVPWLKWTMEVFEKAHGRKPERILDVGSGAGHFVEACRREGLKADGIELSQSSRDFSKEIWDIELDGRDFLKVGKDYNGYDIVTFWGLLEHTPNPSAILEKAYDIVSRSDAGMVISKLPRWNSLSSAIQQLSTDTVIRHLDPMGHIMAFTDASASELYYRNRFRPAAAWYYGMDVYETLMQISTKTEAYDAFTKTGPIQMELQQFVDENIFSDGITLAGIPFNN